A single region of the Brachypodium distachyon strain Bd21 chromosome 3, Brachypodium_distachyon_v3.0, whole genome shotgun sequence genome encodes:
- the LOC100841142 gene encoding aspartyl protease family protein 2, with the protein MAKLPVYSVLLLFLLVLSPFLASGKSARLNSSGPLYGIEFPPFNTAVADAGCDGKLLAEEEEQKDRSPSLKLHMSRRSPAEATAGRTRKDSFLESAQKDGVRIATMHRRVALQAQAQPGRRSASSSPRRALSERLVATVESGVAVGSGEYLVEVYVGTPPRRFQMIMDTGSDLNWLQCAPCLDCFDQRGPVFDPMASTSYRNVTCGDTRCGLVSPPAAPRTCRSSRSDPCPYYYWYGDQSNTTGDLALEAFTVNLTASSSRRVDGVVLGCGHRNRGLFHGAAGLLGLGRGPLSFASQLRAVYGHAFSYCLVDHGSAVGSKIVFGDDNVLLSHPQLNYTAFAPSAAENTFYYVQLKGILVGGEMLDIPSNTWGVSKEDGSGGTIIDSGTTLSYFPEPAYKAIRQAFVDRMDKAYPLIADFPVLSPCYNVSGVERVEVPEFSLLFADGAVWDFPAENYFIRLDTEGIMCLAVLGTPRSAMSIIGNYQQQNFHVLYDLHHNRLGFAPRRCAEV; encoded by the coding sequence ATGGCGAAGCTCCCCgtgtactccgtactactaCTCTTCTTGCTGGTGCTCTCTCCGTTTCTCGCTTCCGGTAAGAGCGCCAGGCTGAATTCGTCGGGCCCCTTGTACGGCATCGAGTTCCCGCCGTTCAACACCGCCGTGGCCGACGCCGGCTGCGACGGCAAGCTGctcgccgaggaagaagagcagaaGGACCGGTCTCCGTCGCTAAAGCTGCACATGAGCCGCCGGTCCCCCGCTGAAGCCACGGCGGGCAGGACAAGGAAGGATTCGTTCCTGGAGTCGGCCCAGAAAGACGGCGTCCGCATCGCCACGATGCACCGGAGGGTCGCCctccaggcccaggcccagcccgGGCGACGGTCGGCGTCTTCGTCTCCACGGCGGGCGCTGTCGGAGCGGCTGGTGGCGACGGTGGAGTCCGGCGTGGCGGTGGGGTCGGGGGAGTACCTGGTGGAGGTGTACGTGggcacgccgccgcggcggttCCAGATGATCATGGACACCGGCAGCGACCTCAACTGGCTGCAGTGCGCGCCCTGCCTCGACTGCTTCGACCAGCGCGGCCCCGTCTTCGACCCCATGGCCTCCACCTCCTACCGCAACGTCACCTGCGGCGACACCCGCTGCGGCCTCGtctcgccgccagcggcaccCAGGACGTGCCGCAGCTCGCGGAGCGACCCCTGCCCGTACTACTACTGGTACGGCGACCAGTCCAACACCACGGGCGACCTCGCCCTCGAGGCCTTCACCGTCAACctcacggcctcctcctcccggcgcGTCGACGGCGTGGTGCTCGGCTGCGGCCACCGGAACCGGGGCCTCTTCCATGGCGCCGCGGGCCTCCTGGGCCTCGGCCGCGGGCCTCTCTCGTTCGCGTCCCAGCTCCGCGCCGTGTACGGGCACGCCTTCTCCTACTGCCTCGTCGACCACGGCAGCGCCGTCGGCAGCAAGATCGTCTTCGGCGACGACAACGTGCTACTCTCGCACCCGCAGCTCAACTACACGGCCTTCGCGCCCTCAGCCGCCGAAAACACCTTCTACTACGTCCAGCTCAAGGGCATcctcgtcggcggggagatgcTCGACATTCCGTCGAACACCTGGGGCGTGTCCAAGGAAGACGGCTCCGGCGGCACCATCATCGACTCCGGCACCACGCTCAGCTACTTCCCGGAGCCGGCGTACAAGGCGATCCGGCAGGCCTTCGTCGACCGCATGGACAAGGCCTACCCTCTCATCGCCGACTTCCCTGTGCTCAGCCCCTGCTACAACGTGTCCGGTGTGGAAAGGGTCGAGGTGCCGGAGTTCTCCCTGCTGTTCGCCGACGGCGCCGTGTGGGATTTCCCGGCGGAGAACTACTTCATCCGGCTCGACACGGAGGGCATCATGTGCCTGGCCGTCCTCGGCACGCCGCGCTCCGCCATGTCCATCATCGGCAACTACCAGCAGCAGAACTTCCATGTCTTGTACGACCTGCACCACAACCGGCTCGGCTTCGCGCCGCGGCGCTGCGCCGAGGTGTAG